The proteins below come from a single Cylindrospermopsis raciborskii Cr2010 genomic window:
- a CDS encoding pyridoxal-phosphate-dependent aminotransferase family protein: protein MENKLMLMIPGPTPVPEAALLALAKHPIGHRTGEFSNMMGEVTENLKWLHQTTNDVLMLNVSGTGAVEAGIINFLSPGDRILVGNNGKFGERWVEVGEAFGLNVEVLTAEWGKPLDPSKFGEILAADSKKEIKAVVITHSETSTGVINDLAAINSHVKAHGEALIIVDAVTSLGAYNVAVDELGLDIVASGSQKGYMIPPGLGFVSVSDKAWEAYKTAKLPKFYLDLGKYRKSTAKNTTPFTPPVNLIVALHTTLGMMKREGLESIFARHERQKNATRAAMKALNLPLFAPDEWASPAITAVSVPGMEADKIRSLMKKRFDIALAGGQDHLTNKIFRIGHLGFVSDRDILSCVSALEVVLGELGYENFIPGAGVAAAVKVFTTI from the coding sequence ATGGAAAACAAATTAATGTTGATGATTCCTGGACCAACTCCAGTACCAGAAGCAGCTTTACTAGCATTAGCCAAACATCCCATTGGTCATCGAACCGGGGAGTTTAGCAACATGATGGGTGAGGTCACAGAAAACCTAAAATGGTTACATCAAACCACTAATGATGTATTAATGCTTAATGTTAGTGGTACAGGAGCAGTAGAAGCAGGAATCATTAACTTTCTCTCCCCAGGCGATCGCATATTAGTGGGTAATAACGGCAAATTTGGGGAACGTTGGGTAGAAGTAGGAGAAGCATTTGGTTTAAACGTAGAAGTATTAACTGCTGAGTGGGGAAAACCCCTAGACCCAAGCAAATTTGGGGAAATATTAGCAGCAGACAGCAAAAAGGAAATTAAAGCTGTAGTTATCACCCATAGCGAAACCTCCACAGGGGTGATCAATGATTTAGCAGCGATTAACAGCCATGTAAAAGCACACGGTGAGGCATTAATTATAGTTGATGCAGTTACCAGTTTGGGAGCATATAATGTAGCAGTAGACGAACTAGGACTAGACATAGTCGCTTCCGGTTCTCAGAAAGGGTATATGATACCACCGGGTTTAGGATTTGTTTCCGTCAGTGACAAAGCATGGGAAGCCTATAAAACTGCCAAATTACCGAAATTCTACTTAGACCTAGGTAAATATCGCAAATCCACAGCCAAGAACACCACACCATTTACCCCACCAGTGAATTTAATTGTAGCATTACATACCACCTTGGGGATGATGAAGAGGGAGGGATTAGAATCAATTTTTGCCCGTCACGAGCGGCAAAAAAATGCTACCCGTGCAGCGATGAAAGCATTGAATTTGCCCCTATTTGCACCGGATGAATGGGCCAGTCCCGCGATTACTGCGGTGTCAGTACCCGGGATGGAAGCAGATAAAATTCGCTCTTTGATGAAAAAGCGGTTTGACATCGCTTTAGCGGGTGGACAGGATCATTTGACTAACAAGATTTTTCGTATCGGTCATTTGGGATTCGTGAGCGATCGGGATATTCTTAGTTGTGTTTCGGCCCTGGAGGTGGTTCTTGGGGAACTGGGTTATGAGAACTTTATTCCTGGTGCTGGTGTTGCTGCTGCGGTGAAGGTATTTACCACAATTTAA
- the trpC gene encoding indole-3-glycerol phosphate synthase TrpC — protein sequence MQIRRRSPSPAIDVSIVRYQVVLKDASPNNILEEIVWSKEIEVEQRRDKVPLRELQKQVLVAPPTRDFLAALRQSKTKPALIAEVKKASPSKGVLRKDFNPVEIAQSYVAGGASCLSVLTDGKFFQGSFENLSLIRSAVDLPLLCKEFIIYPYQMYLARVNGADAILLIAAILSDQDLQYFIKIAKSLKMTALIEVHSLEELDRVLKLDGVNLIGINNRNLEDFSVNLQTTGELLKQRGSQIQERNILVVSESGIHTPEDISIVEKAGASAILVGESLVKQPDPELAIKQLFGK from the coding sequence ATGCAAATACGTCGTCGTTCTCCCAGTCCCGCCATAGACGTTTCTATAGTGCGCTACCAAGTCGTTCTAAAGGACGCATCGCCAAATAACATTTTAGAAGAAATAGTTTGGTCAAAAGAGATAGAAGTAGAACAAAGGAGGGACAAGGTACCTCTAAGGGAACTGCAAAAGCAGGTTTTAGTTGCACCTCCAACCCGTGATTTTCTAGCTGCACTGCGCCAAAGTAAAACCAAGCCTGCTCTAATAGCAGAGGTAAAAAAAGCATCTCCCAGCAAAGGGGTATTAAGAAAAGACTTTAACCCTGTGGAAATTGCCCAATCCTATGTAGCAGGGGGTGCAAGTTGTCTTTCGGTGTTGACAGATGGCAAATTTTTTCAAGGTAGTTTTGAGAATCTATCATTGATTCGTAGTGCAGTAGATCTGCCATTACTGTGCAAGGAATTCATTATTTATCCCTATCAAATGTACCTGGCCAGAGTCAATGGTGCGGACGCAATTTTATTGATAGCAGCGATTTTAAGTGATCAAGATTTGCAGTATTTCATCAAGATTGCCAAAAGTTTGAAAATGACCGCATTAATCGAAGTGCATAGTTTAGAAGAACTAGACAGAGTATTAAAACTAGATGGAGTAAATTTAATTGGTATAAATAATCGTAACCTAGAAGATTTTTCCGTTAACTTGCAGACCACCGGTGAACTACTCAAACAGAGAGGAAGTCAAATCCAAGAAAGAAATATTTTAGTAGTTAGCGAGTCAGGAATACACACACCAGAGGACATCAGTATAGTAGAAAAAGCAGGTGCATCAGCAATACTAGTAGGCGAGTCCCTAGTCAAACAACCAGATCCGGAATTAGCAATTAAGCAACTTTTTGGAAAGTAA
- the lpdA gene encoding dihydrolipoyl dehydrogenase produces MTSGFDYDLVIVGAGVGGHGAALHAVHYGLKTAIIEAADMGGTCVNRGCIPSKALLAASGKVRELRDAHHLQSLGIQLGGVSFQRDAIAQHANNLVSKIQGDLTNSLKRLGVDIIRGWGKLAGPQKVSVVTTGSEKIITAQNIILSPGSVPFVPPGIEIDGKTVFTSDQGVKLESLPDWIAIIGSGYIGLEFADIYTALGSEVTMIEAVDILMPGFDRDIAKLAERVLITSRDIETKVGIYAKKIIPGSPVVIELADFQTKEDVEVLEVDACLVATGRIPATKNLGLETVGVELDKRNFIPVNDGMHILAGSEIVPNLYAIGDANGKMMLAHAASAQGIIAVENILGRNKKVDYRSIPAAAFTHPEVSYVGLTETAAQELGLAQGFEIGTTKSYFKGNSKALAENEADGIAKVIYRQDTGEVLGVHIFGVHASDLIHEASSAVAYRHSVKDLAYLVHAHPTLSEVLDEAYKRAIAS; encoded by the coding sequence GTGACTTCTGGATTTGATTACGATTTAGTGATTGTTGGCGCAGGTGTGGGCGGACATGGTGCGGCTTTACATGCTGTCCATTATGGTCTGAAAACGGCTATTATTGAAGCAGCTGATATGGGTGGCACTTGTGTTAATAGGGGTTGCATCCCTTCTAAGGCTTTGTTGGCAGCATCGGGAAAAGTGCGCGAATTGCGTGATGCTCACCATCTTCAGTCCCTGGGAATTCAGTTGGGAGGAGTCTCCTTCCAGCGAGATGCGATCGCCCAACATGCCAATAATCTTGTTAGCAAAATACAAGGGGATTTAACTAATAGTCTCAAGCGTTTGGGTGTAGATATTATTAGGGGTTGGGGAAAGTTAGCTGGGCCACAAAAGGTGAGTGTGGTGACAACTGGAAGTGAAAAAATCATCACTGCCCAAAATATTATTCTTTCTCCCGGTTCAGTTCCCTTTGTCCCTCCTGGAATCGAAATAGATGGCAAAACAGTATTTACCAGTGACCAAGGGGTAAAATTAGAGTCTTTACCTGATTGGATTGCCATTATTGGTAGTGGTTACATTGGGTTGGAATTTGCCGATATTTATACGGCTTTAGGTTCTGAGGTAACAATGATTGAAGCCGTGGATATATTAATGCCAGGATTTGATCGGGATATTGCCAAACTAGCAGAAAGGGTATTAATTACCTCTCGTGATATTGAAACTAAGGTAGGTATTTACGCTAAGAAAATTATTCCCGGTTCCCCGGTTGTAATTGAATTGGCAGACTTCCAAACTAAAGAAGATGTGGAAGTGTTAGAGGTAGATGCCTGCTTGGTAGCTACAGGACGTATCCCTGCCACTAAAAATCTGGGTTTAGAAACCGTGGGTGTGGAACTGGATAAACGGAACTTTATTCCTGTCAATGATGGTATGCACATACTTGCTGGTAGTGAAATTGTTCCTAATCTCTATGCGATTGGCGATGCTAATGGTAAAATGATGTTGGCTCACGCTGCTTCCGCTCAGGGAATTATTGCAGTGGAAAATATCCTCGGTAGAAACAAAAAGGTAGATTACCGTAGCATACCCGCTGCTGCATTTACCCATCCAGAAGTTAGTTATGTGGGTCTCACAGAAACAGCAGCTCAAGAATTAGGTTTGGCTCAAGGTTTTGAAATTGGCACTACTAAAAGCTACTTTAAAGGTAACTCTAAAGCTTTAGCAGAAAACGAAGCAGATGGTATAGCCAAGGTGATTTATCGTCAAGACACTGGGGAAGTATTAGGCGTACACATTTTCGGTGTACACGCTTCCGATCTGATTCATGAAGCATCCTCCGCTGTAGCTTATCGTCACTCTGTTAAAGACCTAGCATATCTAGTTCACGCCCATCCCACACTTTCAGAAGTTTTGGATGAGGCCTATAAACGAGCGATCGCCAGCTAG
- a CDS encoding Uma2 family endonuclease, with protein MVRQIPSKTQLRVIDSNISQGVETPKIVYPESDNKPMADNTRQFTWIVKIKENLEILFKYNADVFVAGDLFWYPVEGSNKIKLAPDTMVVFGRPKGHRGSYRQWEENNIPPQVVFEILSPGNNNTEMDRKKLFYLEHGVEEYYVYDPDRISLEVSIRENNSFNEIENFTTWTSPRLKIRFDMSQDELVIYYPDGSKFLSPVELSNYAEQERFLKEQETQRAEREKLLKEQETQRAEREKLLKEQETQRAEQETQRAERERLLKEQETQRAEQERFLKEQETQRAERERLLKEQEQIKYQTLLSQLKAKGIDITALE; from the coding sequence ATGGTGAGGCAAATTCCATCAAAAACTCAACTGCGGGTGATAGATTCTAACATTAGTCAGGGTGTGGAGACGCCTAAAATTGTCTACCCAGAAAGTGATAATAAACCTATGGCGGATAACACTAGACAATTTACATGGATTGTCAAAATTAAGGAAAATTTAGAAATACTATTTAAGTATAATGCGGATGTGTTTGTGGCTGGGGACTTATTTTGGTATCCAGTGGAGGGTAGTAACAAAATTAAACTAGCCCCTGACACCATGGTAGTGTTTGGGAGACCCAAGGGGCACCGGGGGTCTTATCGACAGTGGGAAGAGAATAATATTCCACCCCAGGTGGTGTTTGAAATTTTATCTCCTGGTAATAATAATACTGAGATGGACAGAAAAAAGCTCTTTTATCTGGAACATGGAGTGGAGGAGTATTATGTATATGATCCAGATAGGATTAGTCTAGAAGTATCCATTAGGGAAAATAACTCATTTAATGAGATTGAGAATTTTACCACTTGGACCAGTCCAAGATTGAAAATAAGATTTGACATGAGCCAAGATGAATTAGTCATCTATTATCCAGATGGGAGTAAGTTTCTTAGTCCTGTAGAATTGAGTAATTATGCAGAACAAGAAAGATTTCTCAAAGAACAAGAAACTCAACGTGCAGAACGTGAAAAATTGCTTAAAGAGCAAGAAACCCAACGTGCAGAACGTGAAAAATTGCTTAAAGAGCAAGAAACTCAACGTGCAGAACAAGAAACTCAACGTGCAGAACGTGAAAGACTTCTCAAAGAGCAAGAAACCCAACGTGCAGAACAAGAAAGATTTCTCAAAGAACAAGAAACTCAACGTGCAGAACGTGAAAGACTTCTCAAAGAGCAGGAACAAATAAAGTATCAAACCTTGCTATCACAATTAAAAGCTAAGGGTATTGATATTACTGCACTCGAATAA
- a CDS encoding Uma2 family endonuclease yields MVRQIPSKTQLGVIKSNTNQGVETPKIVYPESDNKPMADNTRQFTWIVKIKENLEILFKSNADVFVAGDLFWYPVEGSNKIKLAPDTMVVFGRPKGHRGSYRQWEEDNIPPGGV; encoded by the coding sequence ATGGTGAGGCAAATTCCATCAAAAACTCAACTGGGGGTGATAAAATCTAACACTAATCAGGGTGTGGAGACGCCTAAAATTGTCTACCCAGAAAGTGATAATAAACCTATGGCGGATAACACTAGACAATTTACATGGATTGTCAAAATTAAGGAAAATTTAGAAATACTATTTAAGTCCAATGCGGATGTGTTTGTGGCTGGGGACTTATTTTGGTATCCAGTGGAGGGTAGTAACAAAATTAAACTAGCCCCTGACACCATGGTAGTGTTTGGGAGACCCAAGGGTCACCGGGGGTCTTATCGACAGTGGGAAGAGGATAATATTCCCCCAGGTGGTGTTTGA
- a CDS encoding Uma2 family endonuclease has translation MVFEILSPGNNNTEMDRKKLFYLEHGVEEYYVYDPDRISLEVSIRENNSFKEIENFTTWTSPRLKIRFDMSQDELVIYYPDGSKFLSPVELSNYAEQERFLKEQETQRAEREKLLKEQETQRAERERLLKEQETQRAERERLLKEQETQRAEQETQRAERERLLKEQEQIKYQTLLSQLKAKGIDITALE, from the coding sequence GTGGTGTTTGAAATTTTATCTCCTGGTAATAATAATACTGAGATGGACAGAAAAAAGCTCTTTTATCTAGAACATGGAGTGGAGGAGTATTATGTATATGATCCAGATAGGATTAGTCTAGAAGTATCCATTAGGGAAAATAACTCATTTAAGGAGATTGAGAATTTTACCACTTGGACCAGTCCAAGATTGAAAATAAGATTTGACATGAGCCAAGATGAATTAGTCATCTATTATCCAGATGGGAGTAAGTTTCTTAGTCCTGTAGAATTGAGTAATTATGCAGAACAAGAAAGATTTCTCAAAGAACAAGAAACTCAACGTGCAGAACGTGAAAAATTGCTTAAAGAGCAAGAAACCCAACGTGCAGAACGTGAAAGACTTCTCAAAGAACAAGAAACTCAACGTGCAGAACGTGAAAGACTTCTCAAAGAGCAGGAAACTCAACGTGCAGAACAAGAAACTCAACGTGCAGAACGTGAAAGACTTCTCAAAGAGCAGGAACAAATAAAGTATCAAACCTTGCTATCACAATTAAAAGCTAAGGGTATTGATATTACTGCACTCGAATAA
- a CDS encoding Uma2 family endonuclease codes for MVRQIPSKTQLGVIKSNTNQGVETPKIVYPESDNKPMADNTRQFTWIVKIKENLEILFKSNADVFVAGDLFWYPVEGSNKIKLAPDTMVVFGRPKGHRGSYRQWEEDNIPPQVVFEILSPGNNNTEMDRKKLFYLEHGVEEYYVYDPDRISLEVSIRENNSFKEIENFTTWTSPRLKIRFDMSQDELVIYYPDGSKFLSPVELSNYAEQERFLKEQETQRAEREKLLKEQETQRAEREKLLKEQETQRAERERLIKEQETQRAERERLLKEQETQRAEQETQRAERERLLKEQETQRAERERLLKEQEQIKYQTLLSQLKAKGIDITALE; via the coding sequence ATGGTGAGGCAAATTCCATCAAAAACTCAACTGGGGGTGATAAAATCTAACACTAATCAGGGTGTGGAGACGCCTAAAATTGTCTACCCAGAAAGTGATAATAAACCTATGGCGGATAACACTAGACAATTTACATGGATTGTCAAAATTAAGGAAAATTTAGAAATACTATTTAAGTCCAATGCGGATGTGTTTGTGGCTGGGGACTTATTTTGGTATCCAGTGGAGGGTAGTAACAAAATTAAACTAGCCCCTGACACCATGGTAGTGTTTGGGAGACCCAAGGGTCACCGGGGGTCTTATCGACAGTGGGAAGAGGATAATATTCCCCCCCAGGTGGTGTTTGAAATTTTATCTCCTGGTAATAATAATACTGAGATGGACAGAAAAAAGCTCTTTTATCTAGAACATGGAGTGGAGGAGTATTATGTATATGATCCAGATAGGATTAGTCTAGAAGTATCCATTAGGGAAAATAACTCATTTAAGGAAATTGAGAATTTTACCACTTGGACCAGCCCAAGATTGAAAATAAGATTTGACATGAGCCAAGATGAATTAGTCATCTATTATCCAGATGGGAGTAAGTTTCTTAGTCCTGTAGAATTGAGTAATTATGCAGAACAAGAAAGATTTCTCAAAGAACAAGAAACTCAACGTGCAGAACGTGAAAAATTGCTTAAAGAGCAAGAAACCCAACGTGCAGAACGTGAAAAATTGCTTAAAGAGCAAGAAACCCAACGTGCAGAACGTGAAAGACTTATCAAAGAACAAGAAACTCAACGTGCAGAACGCGAAAGACTTCTCAAAGAGCAGGAAACTCAACGTGCAGAACAAGAAACTCAACGTGCAGAACGTGAAAGACTTCTCAAAGAGCAGGAAACTCAACGTGCAGAACGTGAAAGACTTCTCAAAGAGCAGGAACAAATAAAGTATCAAACCTTGCTATCACAATTAAAAGCTAAGGGTATTGATATTACTGCACTCGAATAA
- a CDS encoding Uma2 family endonuclease translates to MVRQIPSKTQLGVIKSNTNQGVETPKIVYPESDNKPMADNTRQFTWIVKIKENLEILFKSNADVFVAGDLFWYPVEGSNKIKLAPDTMVVFGRPKGHRGSYRQWEENNIPPQVVFEILSPGNNNTEMDRKKLFYLEHGVEEYYVYDPDRISLEVSIRENNSFKEIENFTTWTSPRLKIRFDMSQDELVIYYPDGSKFLSPVELSNYAEQERFLKEQETQRAEREKLLKEQETQRAEREKLLKEQETQRAERERLIKEQETQRAERERLLKEQETQRAEQETQRAERERLLKEQETQRAERERLLKEQETQRAERERLLKEQEQIKYQTLLSQLKAKGIDITALE, encoded by the coding sequence ATGGTGAGGCAAATTCCATCAAAAACTCAACTGGGGGTGATAAAATCTAACACTAATCAGGGTGTGGAGACGCCTAAAATTGTCTACCCAGAAAGTGATAATAAACCTATGGCGGATAACACTAGACAATTTACATGGATTGTCAAAATTAAGGAAAATTTAGAAATACTATTTAAGTCCAATGCGGATGTGTTTGTGGCTGGGGACTTATTTTGGTATCCAGTGGAGGGTAGTAACAAAATTAAACTAGCCCCTGACACCATGGTAGTGTTTGGGAGACCCAAGGGGCACCGGGGGTCTTATCGACAGTGGGAAGAGAATAATATTCCACCCCAGGTGGTGTTTGAAATTTTATCTCCTGGTAATAATAATACTGAGATGGACAGAAAAAAGCTCTTTTATCTAGAACATGGAGTGGAGGAGTATTATGTATATGATCCAGATAGGATTAGTCTAGAAGTATCCATTAGGGAAAATAACTCATTTAAGGAAATTGAGAATTTTACCACTTGGACCAGTCCAAGATTGAAAATAAGATTTGACATGAGCCAAGATGAATTAGTCATCTATTATCCAGATGGGAGTAAGTTTCTTAGTCCTGTAGAATTGAGTAATTATGCAGAACAAGAAAGATTTCTCAAAGAACAAGAAACTCAACGTGCAGAACGTGAAAAATTGCTTAAAGAGCAAGAAACTCAACGTGCAGAACGTGAAAAATTGCTTAAAGAGCAAGAAACCCAACGTGCAGAACGTGAAAGACTTATCAAAGAACAAGAAACTCAACGTGCAGAACGCGAAAGACTTCTCAAAGAGCAGGAAACTCAACGTGCAGAACAAGAAACTCAACGTGCAGAACGTGAAAGACTTCTCAAAGAGCAGGAAACTCAACGTGCAGAACGTGAAAGACTTCTCAAAGAGCAGGAAACTCAACGTGCAGAACGTGAAAGACTTCTCAAAGAGCAGGAACAAATAAAGTATCAAACCTTGCTATCACAATTAA